The Medicago truncatula cultivar Jemalong A17 chromosome 4, MtrunA17r5.0-ANR, whole genome shotgun sequence genome includes a region encoding these proteins:
- the LOC11433932 gene encoding transcription factor bHLH18: MEESWENFHLDTELDCGDDYFIGDDFLQDILLQTPPQSLMYSESENNSVTVNVNGGVEFVGNMIKSNSSNSIVSQQHQPQEQEQEHGLKSKKVPRRSSSPKTYILSFDNSTMIPATPNYKNKRSHESNQKSEMKINQQNGVKRGRSSSQCIDHIMAERKRRQELSEKFIALSATIPGLSKTDKASILREAIDYVKQLKERVDELEKQDKNVGVTPVMVLRKPYSCGNNNYNEDTNSSETSCDGDCKNNILPEIEAKVIGKEVLIEIHCEKQNGIELKLFNHIENLQLFVTGSSVLPFGKSAISITIIAQMGGGYKVTVNDLVKSIRKVLLK; the protein is encoded by the exons ATGGAAGAGTCCTGGGAAAATTTTCATCTTGACACG GAATTGGATTGTGGTGATGATTATTTCATAGGGGACGATTTTCTTCAAGATATTTTGTTACAAACACCACCACAAAGTTTAATGTATTCAGAAAGTGAAAACAATTCTGTTACTGTTAACGTTAACGGTGGTGTTGAGTTTGTTGGGAACATGATCAAAAGTAACAGTTCAAACTCAATCGTgtctcaacaacatcaaccacaagaacaagaacaagaacatgGTTTGAAATCGAAAAAGGTTCCTCGGAGAAGTTCTTCTCCAAAGACatatattttgtcttttgatAATTCAACTATGATACCAGCTACACCTAATTATAAGAATAAACGTAGCCATGAAAGTAATCAAAAGagtgaaatgaaaataaatcaacaaaatggaGTGAAGAGAGGTAGAAGCAGTTCACAGTGTATTGATCATATAATGGCAGAGAGAAAACGAAGACAGGAGTTGTCTGAGAAATTCATTGCACTTTCAGCCACTATTCCCGGCTTGAGCAAG ACAGACAAGGCTTCAATACTTCGAGAAGCAATTGATTATGTGAAACAACTTAAAGAACGTGTTGATGAGCTCGAGAAACAAGACAAAAATGTTGGTGTCACGCCGGTGATGGTTCTCCGGAAACCTTATTCATGTGGAAACAATAATTACAATGAAGACACGAATTCGAGTGAAACAAGTTGTGATGGTGATTGTAAGAACAATATCCTTCCAGAGATTGAAGCAAAAGTCATTGGAAAGGAAGTGCTTATTGAAATCCATTGTGAGAAACAAAATGGAATTGAACTCAAATTATTTAACCATATTGAAAATCTTCAACTCTTTGTCACTGGTAGCAGTGTCTTGCCTTTTGGGAAATCTGCTATTTCCATCACTATTATTGCTCAG ATGGGTGGTGGGTACAAAGTGACAGTGAATGATCTAGTGAAAAGCATTAGGAAAGTGCTATTGAAATAA